One genomic region from Lycorma delicatula isolate Av1 chromosome 1, ASM4794821v1, whole genome shotgun sequence encodes:
- the LOC142329668 gene encoding uncharacterized protein LOC142329668, translating to MLKSSFYSNNLTILNFVFAKSHNMKVRSFILLSIVISGISSDVFRNDMKNGYCSIPKFEDINQFLSGKGDCSKVNQLYDSNENYNFINYFGQNFNLLKKTVDSLVVPKNNNKIDAVFFVGNTGVGKSTLVQILGGNNSKIFSKSVNNDSSDFIIVDNGLKIGMDTITSETLYPELLVDKETGYFLCDNPGFRDTRSPIHEIISMYSIKKILKHTDKIKIVIVITHASLKVGMYKEDFPNLLKHLTELIHDVDKYKESIHIIATKVENVYRSRQGKIEMVSDSTVISGIASYLMDVKTSLSEKIKHQSTSKNMGNYNNSIKIIDNLLAKKNNTFMKINIIRRPDDEGPISDIEILQTERTNIRKMLLTNENFVKVNSSDFGIPLTDSSLIFLNDLFAKMNSYIAELSKLISLYMINHYEPYIKSINNINSVIQNSIHTKEKVKKFSVEIGKSKNPGEYIDKVNNFTTENNLQLDCFSNFKNLSALNEFLVNLNDFLNTTAYTPLTWNMSMYLVNDFFDKKVEEYSFLKDVFGLLSSYKVQQNINMYNVKDLQHWGIRESKQGLEINENNFNIFIEKCNLQNRYRLVEPNSVLMHNINSLIKLSIKHQNLITCQNKIVTVIDYFITFSKLEDKLLQNCKDAVQIKIFALHSVFIDRDLISGWYNGKEITIIAPVWNVIGSRKISVNGAEGGNPLPKASVSQVGSNGHNGLPGGKIFGIGEFFNNGENLFLSASGGNGQNGQDGGDGLDGSNGANGNENHNDGEYGGTGGNSGEGGKGGLGGKKGLIILHNIGKSDHRVNIIANDGKQGVMGRDGKPGRGGVKGCDLKIRKEKHRFLGIRIRTSTYKEFVNCGAKSPDGHVQRANIPVSPSHPKNYHSSLICEYIMNFRDYQMKNYNSILSDGTSPMFINHMISSNFEFLDQLRKTK from the coding sequence gacatCAATCAATTTTTATCTGGCAAAGGAGATTGCAGTAAAGTTAATCAATTGTAtgattcaaatgaaaattataattttataaattactttggacaaaattttaatctattaaagaaaactgttgaCTCATTAGTTGTtcctaaaaacaataataaaatagatgCTGTGTTTTTTGTTGGAAACACTGGTGTTGGTAAATCCACACTAGTACAGATATTGGGTggtaataattctaaaattttttctaagaGTGTAAATAATGATTCAAGTGATTTTATTATAGTTGATAATGGTTTAAAAATAGGTATGGACACTATAACTTCTGAGACGTTGTACCCTGAACTTTTAGTTGATAAGGAAACTGGTTATTTTCTTTGTGATAATCCTGGATTTAGAGATACACGAAGTCCTATACATGAAATTATATCAAtgtattcaataaagaaaatcCTTAAACATactgacaaaattaaaatagttattgtaaTAACTCATGCATCTTTGAAAGTAGGAATGTATAAAGAAGATTTTCcaaatcttttaaaacatttaacagaGCTTATTCATGAtgtagataaatataaagaaagcaTTCATATAATAGCAACTAAAGTGGAGAATGTATACAGATCTAGACAAGGTAAAATAGAAATGGTGTCAGACAGCACAGTTATTAGTGGTATTGCATCTTATTTAATGGACGTTAAAACAagtttatctgaaaaaattaaacatcaaagcACCTCAAAAAATAtgggaaattataataattctataaaaatcattgACAATCTcttggcaaaaaaaaacaatacatttatgaaaataaatattataagaaggCCTGATGATGAAGGTCCAATTTCAGACATAGAAATTCTTCAAACAGAAAGAACTAACATTCGAAAAATGTTACtgactaatgaaaattttgtcaaaGTAAATTCTAGTGATTTTGGAATTCCATTAACTGACTCTTCTCTGATTTTTCTGAATGATTTATTTGCCAAAATGAATTCTTATATAGCAGAATTATCAAAGTTAATCAGTTTGTATATGATAAATCATTACGAGCCAtacattaaatcaattaataacaTCAACAGTGTTATTCAAAATTCAatacatacaaaagaaaaagtcAAGAAATTTTCAGTAGAAATTGGTAAATCAAAAAATCCTGGGGAATatattgataaagtaaataattttacaactgaaaataatttacaattagactgtttttcaaactttaaaaacctttctgccttaaatgaatttttggtaaatttGAATGATTTTCTAAATACTACAGCTTATACACCACTGACGTGGAATATGTCTATGTAtttagttaatgatttttttgataagaaaGTAGAGgagtatagttttttaaaagatgTGTTTGGATTACTATCCAGCTATAAAGTTCAGCAGAATATAAACATGTACAACGTTAAAGATTTACAGCATTGGGGAATAAGAGAGAGTAAACAAGgattagaaattaatgaaaataattttaatatatttattgaaaagtgTAACTTGCAGAACCGTTATAGACTTGTTGAACCCAACAGTGTGTTAATGCATAACATAAATTCCTTgataaaactttcaataaaacatcaaaatctaATTACTTGCCAGAATAAAATTGTTACTgtgattgattattttataacatttagtaaACTGGAagacaaattattacaaaactgcAAAGATgctgtacaaattaaaatttttgcattgCATTCTGTGTTTATTGACAGGGATTTAATAAGTGGCTGGTACAATGGAAAGGAAATAACAATTATAGCACCAGTGTGGAATGTTATTGGCTCAAGGAAAATTTCTGTTAATGGTGCTGAAGGAGGGAATCCACTGCCTAAAGCCAGTGTCAGCCAAGTTGGTAGTAATGGACACAATGGTTTACCAGGTGGGAAGATTTTTGGAataggagagttttttaataatggtGAAAATCTATTTCTCAGTGCAAGTGGTGGAAATGGTCAGAATGGCCAGGATGGAGGGGATGGTTTAGATGGGAGTAATGGGGCAAATGGGAATGAAAATCATAATGATGGAGAATATGGAGGTACAGGAGGAAATAGTGGAGAAGGTGGAAAAGGAGGATTAGGAGGAAAAAAGggattaattatattacacaataTAGGAAAAAGTGATCATAGAGTTAATATCATAGCAAATGATGGAAAGCAAGGTGTAATGGGTAGGGATGGAAAACCTGGAAGGGGAGGGGTGAAAGGATGTGACCTAAAAATTAGAAAGGAAAAACATAGATTTTTAGGAATTAGAATTCGCACTTCAACTTATAAGGAATTTGTTAACTGTGGTGCAAAGAGTCCTGATGGTCATGTTCAGAGAGCAAATATTCCAGTTTCACCCAGCCACCCTAAAAATTACCACTCTTCACTGATCTGTGAATATATTATGAACTTCAGAGACTATCAGATGAAGAATTATAACTCCATTTTGTCAGATGGCACTTCTCCAATGTTCATCAATCATATGATATCTTCAAATTTTGAGTTTTTGGACCAATTAAGAAAGACtaaatga